In the genome of Carnobacterium viridans, one region contains:
- a CDS encoding O-methyltransferase, with protein sequence MRNEMMYRPVVDKEVVEFLRNEQKPLEGRLGEIERQANEDGVPIIPHETVVFLNLLLGQIKPKQILEIGAAIGFSSSLMARHVGDDGHVTTIDRFDVMIKKARKNYEVLGLTDKVTLLEGQAADILSTLEGPYDFIFMDSAKSKYYDFFPDCMRLLKKGGMLIVDDVLQGGTILTPKEEIPKNRRTIHRKLNAFLDVVMHHPSLESSIVPLGDGLLMVVKQDDTDFSYMIEEKV encoded by the coding sequence GTGAGAAATGAAATGATGTACAGACCAGTTGTGGATAAAGAAGTAGTGGAGTTTCTTCGAAACGAACAAAAGCCGCTTGAGGGAAGACTAGGAGAGATTGAACGTCAAGCAAATGAAGATGGTGTGCCGATCATACCGCATGAAACAGTGGTATTTTTAAACTTACTGCTAGGGCAGATAAAGCCAAAACAAATTTTAGAAATTGGAGCAGCTATCGGCTTCTCGTCAAGTTTGATGGCCCGACATGTTGGAGATGATGGGCACGTTACAACAATTGATCGTTTTGACGTTATGATAAAAAAAGCAAGAAAAAATTATGAAGTGTTGGGACTAACAGATAAAGTGACTCTCTTAGAAGGGCAAGCAGCAGATATTCTTTCTACGTTAGAAGGACCATATGATTTTATTTTTATGGATAGTGCGAAATCCAAGTATTATGATTTTTTTCCAGATTGTATGCGTTTGTTGAAAAAAGGTGGAATGTTGATTGTTGATGATGTTTTACAAGGTGGAACAATTCTTACTCCCAAAGAGGAAATACCTAAGAATAGAAGAACGATACACCGCAAATTAAATGCATTTTTAGATGTAGTTATGCATCATCCGTCATTAGAATCAAGTATCGTCCCCTTAGGCGATGGTTTGTTAATGGTAGTGAAACAAGATGACACTGATTTTTCTTATATGATAGAAGAAAAGGTTTAA
- a CDS encoding zinc-dependent alcohol dehydrogenase family protein, with the protein MKALIHEAVSGIKGLRIKEVESKKLGNKEVRIKVKIVGLNHRDLATINGRDKTSKPLIIGSDGAGIISEIGSEVTLFNVGDEVIVNPSIGWLNNTPAPPDNFQIIGNPTHGTFSEEFIINENFVALKPSYLTWEEAGVLSLGALTAYRALFTKGEVNGQQTILIPGIGGGVATNLLQFSKAVGAKVYVTSRSKEKLNKAEKLGADKGINSENDWEKELNSEKVDVVIESVGAATFNQSLKQLKKGGKLVLFGSSTGDIVDLNLREFFYGQYTMLGTTMGSREEYLEMLKFIEGHSIKPIVDTIYDFEDYEAAFDRLETAKQMGKIGIRVSK; encoded by the coding sequence ATGAAAGCTTTAATTCATGAAGCAGTCAGTGGTATAAAAGGCCTAAGAATAAAAGAAGTTGAATCTAAAAAATTAGGCAACAAAGAAGTTCGTATTAAAGTGAAAATAGTAGGATTGAATCACCGTGATTTGGCAACAATTAATGGACGTGATAAAACAAGTAAACCTTTAATAATTGGATCAGATGGAGCAGGTATTATAAGTGAAATAGGTTCAGAAGTGACCTTATTTAATGTAGGAGATGAAGTCATTGTAAATCCTAGTATAGGGTGGTTAAACAATACACCAGCGCCACCAGACAATTTTCAAATAATAGGAAATCCGACGCATGGAACATTCTCAGAAGAATTTATCATTAATGAAAATTTTGTTGCGTTAAAACCAAGTTATCTGACTTGGGAAGAAGCGGGAGTCCTTTCACTAGGGGCATTAACAGCATATAGGGCTCTTTTTACAAAAGGGGAAGTAAATGGTCAGCAAACGATTTTAATACCAGGAATAGGTGGAGGAGTGGCGACCAACTTGCTTCAATTCAGTAAAGCAGTGGGCGCAAAAGTTTACGTCACATCACGTTCAAAAGAAAAATTAAATAAAGCAGAAAAACTAGGAGCTGACAAAGGGATTAACAGCGAAAATGATTGGGAAAAAGAATTAAATAGTGAGAAAGTGGACGTAGTTATCGAATCAGTAGGAGCAGCAACCTTCAATCAATCATTGAAACAATTAAAAAAGGGCGGAAAATTAGTCTTATTTGGTTCATCTACAGGCGATATTGTTGATTTGAATTTGAGAGAGTTCTTTTATGGTCAATATACAATGCTGGGAACCACGATGGGAAGTAGGGAAGAATACCTGGAAATGCTTAAATTTATTGAAGGTCACTCAATTAAACCAATTGTTGATACTATTTATGATTTTGAGGATTATGAAGCTGCATTTGATAGATTGGAAACAGCAAAGCAAATGGGTAAAATAGGAATACGTGTGAGTAAATAA
- a CDS encoding GNAT family N-acetyltransferase: MEFEKNGNGFFKNDDTGKLIAEVTYVPSGEDKVILDHTFVDPSLRGQGIASQLVDKVVEEMEKEGKKIVPLCPYAKELFDRKPEKYKHIEAE, translated from the coding sequence ATGGAATTTGAAAAAAATGGAAATGGTTTCTTTAAAAATGATGATACTGGGAAATTGATTGCGGAAGTAACTTATGTTCCTTCTGGTGAAGATAAAGTGATTTTAGACCATACTTTTGTTGATCCTTCTTTGAGAGGACAAGGAATTGCTTCCCAATTGGTTGATAAAGTTGTTGAAGAGATGGAAAAAGAAGGGAAAAAGATTGTTCCACTTTGTCCATATGCAAAAGAATTATTTGATAGAAAACCTGAAAAATATAAGCACATTGAAGCTGAATAA
- the cdaA gene encoding diadenylate cyclase CdaA has protein sequence MSIDWSQLVTWRNFLNVVDILVVTFFIYQLINILRGSRAVQLLKGIAVIILIKVASFFLELQTVDWIVDLVIQWSVLAMIIIFQPEMRRGLEHLGRGSIFNRAKRKVNPGENLVQQLAKAVQYMAKRRIGALISIQMDTELDEFIGTGISLDADISSELLINIFIPNTPLHDGAVIIRDYKIASAASYLPLSESTLISKELGTRHRAAIGLSEVTDAITIIVSEETGGVSVSYKGELLRELSKEDFEKFLSKNLIVIEKEEKKNSFQEMVDSFKKGASK, from the coding sequence ATGTCTATAGATTGGTCACAATTAGTAACGTGGCGAAATTTTCTTAACGTGGTAGATATATTAGTGGTTACATTTTTTATTTATCAGTTGATAAATATTTTACGTGGGAGCAGAGCTGTTCAACTATTAAAGGGAATTGCTGTGATTATCTTAATAAAAGTAGCTAGTTTTTTTCTGGAATTGCAAACAGTTGATTGGATCGTTGATTTAGTTATTCAATGGAGTGTTCTTGCAATGATTATTATCTTCCAACCAGAAATGCGAAGAGGGTTAGAACATCTCGGCCGCGGTTCCATTTTTAATAGAGCAAAACGAAAAGTCAATCCTGGAGAAAATTTGGTCCAACAACTAGCAAAAGCTGTTCAATATATGGCGAAAAGAAGAATTGGAGCTTTAATTTCTATTCAAATGGACACAGAGCTAGATGAATTTATTGGAACAGGAATTTCACTAGATGCTGACATATCCAGTGAACTGTTGATTAATATTTTTATTCCCAATACACCACTGCATGATGGAGCAGTCATTATCAGAGATTATAAAATAGCCTCTGCTGCTAGTTATTTACCATTGTCAGAAAGCACGCTTATTTCTAAAGAATTAGGAACAAGGCATCGTGCGGCCATTGGATTAAGTGAAGTAACAGATGCCATAACCATTATTGTCTCTGAAGAAACCGGTGGAGTCAGCGTTTCATATAAAGGCGAGTTATTACGCGAATTATCCAAAGAGGATTTTGAGAAGTTCTTATCTAAAAATTTAATTGTCATTGAAAAAGAAGAAAAGAAAAATTCTTTTCAAGAAATGGTGGATAGTTTTAAAAAGGGGGCTTCTAAATAA
- a CDS encoding CdaR family protein, which produces MEKLYNNPWFMKIVALAFAILLFTYVNSSNNRVQTTSGIDGLSASTTETILEVPIVVEIDQDNYYVTGFPETVSVEISGPSSLVLNTKTTKNFDVVATDLDSLGVGTHTIELVAEGLSPQLDYQILPEKVTITIEEKKVETFSVDVEFDESFISDEFETGTPTVNYETVELTGTASTIDQVADVKVVVGEEENVTEDIVQTLPVIVSDAEGNELDVNLNPSEVTVTIPVDPIAKEVPVVLNQTGTPNADLSYELGISNQSATTVSIKGANELVKKLSSYPVDVDITDITETATQTIDLPLLEGVTAIDPEKIEVTITVTQSSKGNGQSNNKTSNESSSSSSSSSESSSSSESTQKESDSSESDTSSESSSESLNESSSESSEEVSE; this is translated from the coding sequence ATGGAGAAACTTTACAACAATCCATGGTTTATGAAAATCGTTGCACTCGCATTTGCTATCCTTCTTTTTACTTATGTAAACAGTAGTAATAACCGGGTTCAAACAACTAGCGGTATTGATGGGTTAAGTGCATCTACAACAGAAACCATACTTGAAGTACCAATAGTAGTTGAAATTGATCAAGATAATTATTATGTAACTGGGTTTCCCGAAACAGTTTCAGTAGAAATATCAGGACCGTCAAGCCTTGTGTTAAATACAAAAACGACTAAGAATTTTGACGTTGTAGCAACTGATTTAGATAGTTTAGGGGTTGGTACTCATACTATTGAATTAGTTGCGGAAGGACTTTCACCTCAGCTAGATTATCAAATCTTGCCTGAAAAAGTCACGATAACCATTGAAGAAAAAAAAGTTGAAACTTTTAGTGTTGATGTTGAATTTGACGAGTCATTCATTAGTGATGAGTTTGAGACCGGCACACCAACGGTAAATTATGAAACGGTAGAACTAACAGGGACAGCTTCAACAATTGATCAAGTTGCAGATGTTAAAGTAGTTGTAGGTGAAGAAGAAAATGTTACAGAAGATATTGTTCAAACACTTCCAGTTATCGTTAGTGATGCTGAAGGCAATGAATTGGATGTTAATTTGAATCCTAGTGAGGTAACGGTGACCATACCTGTTGATCCAATTGCGAAGGAAGTACCTGTAGTATTAAATCAAACAGGTACGCCAAATGCGGACTTGAGTTATGAGTTAGGAATTAGTAATCAATCAGCTACGACGGTCTCAATAAAAGGCGCAAATGAATTGGTAAAGAAATTAAGCAGTTATCCAGTAGATGTTGATATCACGGATATAACTGAAACAGCGACGCAAACGATTGATCTGCCCTTACTTGAAGGCGTAACAGCTATAGACCCTGAAAAAATTGAAGTAACGATTACGGTTACTCAAAGTTCAAAGGGAAATGGACAAAGTAACAATAAAACTAGCAACGAAAGTTCAAGTTCGAGCTCAAGTTCGAGCGAATCTAGTTCATCGAGTGAATCAACACAAAAAGAAAGCGACTCATCAGAAAGTGACACTTCTTCTGAATCATCAAGCGAGTCATTAAATGAGTCATCAAGCGAATCCAGTGAAGAAGTAAGTGAATAG
- the glmM gene encoding phosphoglucosamine mutase has translation MGKYFGTDGVRGVANSELTPELAFKLGRYGGYVLTQHAEGEEHPRVLVGRDTRISGEMLESALIAGLLSVGIEVMKLGVLSTPGVAYLTRVQGAAAGVMISASHNPAPDNGIKFFGSDGFKLSDDTELEIEALLDEEKDNLPRPSANGLGTVDEYPEGALKYTQFLQQTIPNDLTGLQVCLDGANGATSPLLNRLFADLETEFDVMASTPNGLNINDGVGSTHPEGLAKFVVEKGADAGLAFDGDGDRVIAVDELGNIIDGDKIMFICGKYLQEKGRLKKDTIVSTVMSNLGFHKAIEANNMIALQTKVGDRYVVEEMRKNGYNFGGEQSGHMVFLDYNTTGDGILSGIQLLNVMKETGKKLSELAAEVQTYPQKLVNIRVSDKNGAMDVPAIKEIIDEVENEMNGDGRILVRPSGTEPLLRVMAEAPTQEKVNLYVDRIASVVKQEIGLAE, from the coding sequence ATGGGAAAATATTTTGGAACAGATGGAGTAAGAGGAGTTGCTAATTCAGAACTAACTCCAGAATTGGCTTTTAAATTAGGGAGATATGGTGGATATGTATTAACTCAACACGCTGAAGGCGAAGAGCATCCACGTGTTCTAGTTGGAAGAGATACTCGTATTTCTGGAGAGATGCTAGAATCTGCATTAATTGCGGGACTTTTATCCGTTGGAATCGAAGTAATGAAATTAGGAGTACTATCTACTCCCGGAGTAGCATATTTAACTCGTGTTCAAGGCGCTGCAGCTGGTGTAATGATTTCAGCTTCACATAATCCTGCACCTGACAATGGTATTAAATTCTTTGGATCAGATGGGTTTAAGTTATCTGATGATACTGAATTAGAAATTGAAGCATTATTAGATGAAGAGAAAGATAATCTGCCTCGTCCTAGTGCAAATGGATTAGGTACGGTTGATGAATATCCAGAAGGTGCTTTAAAATACACTCAATTTTTACAACAAACAATTCCAAATGATTTAACTGGATTGCAAGTTTGTTTAGATGGTGCAAACGGAGCTACAAGTCCTCTTCTTAATCGACTATTTGCAGATTTAGAAACAGAGTTTGATGTGATGGCATCTACGCCAAATGGATTGAATATTAATGACGGTGTTGGTTCAACTCATCCTGAAGGTTTGGCTAAATTTGTAGTTGAAAAAGGAGCCGATGCTGGATTAGCATTTGATGGAGATGGAGATAGAGTAATTGCTGTTGATGAGTTAGGAAATATCATTGATGGAGATAAAATTATGTTTATCTGTGGCAAGTATTTACAAGAAAAAGGCCGTTTGAAAAAAGATACCATTGTTTCTACTGTCATGAGTAATTTAGGGTTCCATAAAGCGATTGAAGCTAACAATATGATTGCTCTTCAAACAAAAGTTGGAGATCGTTACGTAGTAGAAGAAATGCGCAAAAATGGTTATAACTTTGGTGGAGAACAATCAGGGCACATGGTGTTCCTCGATTATAATACAACTGGTGATGGAATCTTGTCAGGTATCCAGTTGCTGAATGTTATGAAAGAAACTGGGAAAAAACTTTCAGAGTTAGCAGCAGAAGTTCAAACATACCCGCAAAAATTAGTGAATATTCGTGTTAGTGATAAAAATGGCGCAATGGATGTTCCAGCAATAAAAGAAATCATTGATGAAGTTGAGAATGAAATGAATGGTGATGGACGTATTTTAGTTCGTCCTAGTGGAACTGAACCATTGTTACGTGTGATGGCAGAAGCTCCAACACAAGAAAAAGTAAATCTTTATGTTGATCGAATTGCTTCAGTTGTAAAACAAGAAATTGGTTTAGCTGAATAA
- a CDS encoding DUF554 domain-containing protein encodes MILVGALVNGLAVVLGGSLGLILNKGLSKRISAAIMNGLALCVLYIGFSGAMAGKNIMITIGSMVIGVIIGEGLNLEEKVNHLGNLMETKFQTKDDTVSISKGFVTASLLVCVGAMSIVGALQSGLTGNHETLFAKSLIDAIAALVLASSLGVGVLLAGGLVLIYEGSISLLASVVAPLLTESVINEMTCVGSLLIIGLALNMLKITDLKIMNYAPAAFIPIIFGLFY; translated from the coding sequence ATGATTTTAGTTGGAGCACTTGTAAATGGTTTGGCGGTTGTTCTTGGTGGCAGTTTAGGATTAATTTTAAATAAAGGATTATCTAAACGAATAAGTGCAGCTATTATGAATGGTTTAGCTCTTTGTGTATTATACATAGGTTTTAGTGGTGCGATGGCTGGAAAAAATATTATGATTACCATAGGTTCAATGGTAATTGGTGTGATTATTGGTGAAGGGCTGAATTTAGAGGAAAAGGTAAATCACCTAGGAAACTTAATGGAAACTAAATTTCAAACAAAAGATGATACAGTATCCATTTCTAAAGGTTTTGTAACAGCCAGTTTATTAGTATGTGTAGGGGCAATGTCAATTGTAGGAGCATTACAAAGCGGACTAACAGGTAATCATGAAACCTTATTTGCTAAATCGCTGATTGATGCCATAGCAGCGCTTGTGTTGGCTTCTAGCTTAGGTGTAGGTGTTTTACTGGCAGGAGGTTTAGTGCTGATCTATGAAGGAAGTATCTCTTTGCTAGCTAGTGTAGTAGCTCCTTTGTTAACAGAAAGTGTGATTAATGAAATGACGTGTGTGGGATCTCTTTTGATAATCGGTCTAGCATTAAATATGTTGAAAATTACAGACTTGAAAATTATGAACTATGCTCCAGCAGCATTTATTCCAATCATTTTTGGATTGTTTTATTAA
- a CDS encoding Na+/H+ antiporter NhaC family protein has protein sequence MKKKVIIGLFISAFILFLVNGEFRESTSSTVNFGWFSLVPPVVSIILAFISKDVIISLFLGIFAGGFVLHLADGSIFYAFVQSFLSIIDYTLNSLADPWNAGIILQVLTIGGLIALMTKMGGAKAVANALSKKAKGPISTQVITWILGILLFFDDYANSLIVGPVMRPVTDEKKVSREKLSFIVDATAAPIAGIALISTWVGYEVGLIKDGYEAIGQEVNAYSIFVETIPYRFYNILMLLFVLCTAVMLKEFGPMLTAERRARKYDENNLEELNPSASNSSEIDEMEPVEGVHLSIWNAIVPIGTLIVVAIIGFYLNGYNGILAGDNTTLINLLKESPYSFTAIQEAFGASDASIVLFQAALLASLVAMAMGVYQKTFTWGKAVETWINGMKSLIITGAILLLAWSLSEIITDLGTAQFLVSLLSDSMPAFLLPSVIFVLGSIISFATGTSYGTMGILMPLAIPLAAALSPDPGFIVMSAGAVLTGAIFGDHCSPISDTTILSSMGAGVNHMEHVKTQLPYALVVGVITVLFGFLPVGLGMPIWIVLPVSMIVIILVVYFFGKSVEEKNTEKV, from the coding sequence ATGAAAAAGAAGGTTATCATTGGTTTATTTATTAGTGCATTTATTTTATTTTTAGTAAATGGAGAGTTTCGAGAGTCAACAAGCTCCACAGTCAATTTTGGATGGTTTTCTCTGGTACCTCCAGTAGTATCTATTATTTTAGCTTTTATCTCAAAAGACGTGATCATTTCGTTGTTTTTGGGTATTTTTGCAGGAGGTTTTGTCTTGCATTTAGCAGACGGCTCAATTTTTTACGCTTTTGTTCAATCTTTTTTAAGTATAATCGACTACACATTGAATTCATTAGCTGATCCTTGGAATGCAGGAATTATCTTACAAGTGTTAACAATTGGTGGATTGATTGCGCTGATGACAAAAATGGGAGGGGCTAAAGCAGTTGCAAATGCACTATCTAAAAAAGCTAAAGGTCCTATCAGTACCCAAGTTATTACTTGGATTTTAGGCATTTTGCTGTTTTTTGATGACTATGCAAACTCATTGATCGTTGGACCGGTCATGCGTCCAGTAACAGATGAAAAGAAAGTTTCGCGTGAAAAGTTGTCTTTTATTGTTGATGCTACAGCAGCTCCTATTGCGGGTATCGCATTGATCTCTACTTGGGTTGGTTATGAAGTAGGATTGATTAAAGATGGATATGAAGCTATTGGACAAGAAGTCAACGCATATAGTATTTTTGTTGAAACGATTCCTTATCGATTTTATAACATTTTAATGCTTTTATTTGTACTGTGTACAGCTGTCATGTTAAAAGAATTTGGTCCGATGTTGACAGCTGAAAGAAGAGCGAGAAAATACGATGAAAACAATCTAGAAGAACTAAATCCTAGTGCTTCTAATTCTAGTGAAATTGATGAGATGGAGCCTGTTGAGGGTGTACATTTAAGCATTTGGAATGCGATTGTTCCAATCGGTACTTTGATCGTTGTTGCTATAATCGGGTTTTATCTTAATGGATACAATGGCATTTTAGCAGGAGACAATACAACATTGATCAACTTGTTAAAAGAAAGTCCGTATTCATTTACTGCAATTCAAGAGGCTTTTGGAGCCTCTGATGCGAGTATTGTATTGTTTCAAGCCGCTTTATTAGCAAGTCTTGTAGCGATGGCTATGGGCGTGTATCAAAAGACATTTACTTGGGGAAAAGCAGTTGAAACATGGATAAATGGAATGAAATCACTTATTATCACTGGAGCGATTTTATTGCTTGCATGGTCATTAAGTGAAATCATAACTGATCTAGGGACTGCTCAATTCTTGGTTTCATTATTGTCAGATTCTATGCCTGCCTTTTTATTGCCGTCTGTTATTTTTGTGTTAGGCTCAATTATTTCTTTTGCAACTGGAACATCTTATGGAACGATGGGGATCTTAATGCCACTAGCGATACCGCTAGCAGCAGCGCTGTCTCCAGATCCTGGGTTTATTGTTATGTCAGCAGGGGCTGTATTGACAGGAGCGATTTTTGGAGACCACTGTTCTCCAATCTCAGATACAACGATTCTCTCTTCGATGGGAGCAGGTGTGAATCATATGGAGCATGTGAAGACACAATTGCCTTATGCACTTGTAGTTGGTGTAATTACTGTTCTCTTTGGTTTTCTTCCTGTTGGTTTAGGAATGCCAATATGGATCGTACTTCCAGTTTCAATGATCGTCATTATCTTAGTTGTTTATTTCTTTGGTAAGTCTGTTGAAGAAAAAAACACAGAAAAGGTATAA
- a CDS encoding zinc metallopeptidase, giving the protein MFFFDQTYILIIIGVILSGIASSFVKSTYEKYSHVNNSKGYTATEVSRLILDNAGLQHVKIEAVRGDLTDHYDSSTDILRLSDATRNSQSVAAIGVAAHEVGHAIQDQKNYLPLKLRSALVPATNFGQKISFPMILLGVIFGYNQTLINLGIIFFSVTLIFQLVTLPVEFNASNRAISILRDQQILNVTEVPQAKKVLSAAALTYVAAAIASFLQVLRLVLLFSGRRND; this is encoded by the coding sequence ATGTTTTTCTTTGACCAAACTTACATTTTAATCATTATTGGCGTTATACTGTCTGGAATTGCCAGCTCTTTCGTCAAAAGCACGTATGAAAAATACAGTCACGTAAATAATTCAAAAGGATATACTGCCACTGAAGTTTCACGTCTTATTTTAGATAATGCAGGATTGCAACACGTGAAAATCGAAGCTGTTAGAGGCGATTTAACAGATCATTATGATTCAAGTACAGACATTTTACGTCTTTCAGATGCTACACGTAACTCCCAATCTGTTGCAGCTATTGGTGTTGCTGCTCATGAAGTAGGGCATGCTATCCAAGATCAAAAAAATTATCTTCCATTAAAACTAAGAAGTGCTTTGGTTCCAGCAACCAATTTTGGACAAAAAATCTCTTTTCCCATGATTTTATTAGGCGTTATTTTTGGTTATAACCAAACGCTAATCAACTTAGGAATCATTTTCTTTTCTGTAACATTGATTTTCCAATTGGTCACATTGCCAGTAGAATTCAATGCTTCTAACCGAGCGATTTCTATTTTGAGAGATCAACAGATTTTAAATGTTACTGAGGTTCCACAAGCTAAGAAAGTCTTAAGTGCCGCAGCGCTTACTTACGTTGCAGCAGCCATCGCTTCTTTCTTACAAGTGCTCAGATTAGTTTTATTATTCAGTGGGAGAAGAAACGACTAA